TTACATGGGGATCCGTGCCACCCATGAAGAAGATTACACGGTTCAAACCCGCGGCATGTACCTTGCCGGGATTTATCATCGTGCGGGGAAAGGCGAGATCAACGAACTGGTCAATCTTCCCGATGTTGTCGGGGTACACATAACCCTGAATGGCGAGATTTTTTCTCTGCAAAGCGGTGTGGTTGAAGACTGGCAGCGTGAACTTGATCTTGCCAGCGGGGAGTTGCGTCGCTCTCTCCTCTGGCATGCGCCAAAGGGCGGGCGTTTTCGTATTGAAAGTCGTCGTTTTGTCTCGACGGAGTCATTACCTCTGTTCGCGATGGAGCTCTCGATTACCCCGCTGGACGGTGACGCCGCGATCACGCTGTCAACAGGCATTGATGCCACGGTCACCAATCATGGTCGCCAGCATCTGGATGAAACACAAGTCCGGGTATTCGGTCAAAACCTGCTGCAAGGGGTTTACACCACCCAGGATGGCCGTACCGATATTGTGATTTCTTCGGCCTGTCGTGTGGATGGCGAGGTGCAGCGCTGCTTCACGGCGAAAGACCGCCGCCTGATGCAACACAACAGCGTGCAGGCGAGCGCAGGACAGCGTATCACGCTGGAAAAACTGGTCTGGATTGAATGGACCAGCGAGCGCAGCACCTCAATTGAAAATTGGGCAAGCCAGTCGCTCAATCAACTGGAAAGCTGTGCCGGACAGGGCTACGCGGCGTTGAAAGCGCATTCAGATGCAAACTGGTGCCACTGGTGGCAACGTCACCGCGTCGTCCTTGAAAGTACAAATGAGGAAGATCAGCGCGCGCTGGACTTTGCCCTCTATCATTTGCGCATTATGACGCCGTCGCACGATGAGCGTAGCAGCATTGGCGCGAAAGGTATGACCGGTGAAGGTTACAAAGGCCACGTATTCTGGGATACCGAAGTCTTTTTGCTGCCATTCCATCTGTTTACCGATCCGGCAATCGCCCGTGGGTTGCTGCGATATCGTTGGCACAATTTACCGGGCGCGAAAGAAAAAGCCCGTCGAAATGGTTGGCAGGGCGCGCTGTTTCCCTGGGAAAGCGCACGCAGCGGTGAAGAAGAGACACCGGAATTCGCGGCGATCAATATTCGTACCGGTCTGCGTCAGAAAGTGGCCTCCGCGCAGGCAGAGCATCACCTGGTGGCGGATATCGCGTGGGCCGTTGTGGGCTACTGGCAGGTGACAGGCGACATCGATTTCATGAAGCGTGAAGGGATGACGCTGTTGCTGGAAACCGCAAAATTCTGGTTAAGCCGCGCCACCGAGATTAATGGTCGGCTGGAAATCCATGATGTGATCGGCCCTGATGAGTATACCGAGCATGTGAATAACAATGCCTTCACCAGTTATATGGCCTATTACAACGTCGAACAGGCGCTCCATTTTGCCCGTATGTTCGGAAGTGCTGATGAAGCCTTTCTTCACCGTGCTGAGAACTTCTTGCAACGGTTGTGGCGTCCGGAAGTTCAGGAAGATGGTGTGCTCGCACAAGATGATACCTTCCTCAGCAAGCCGTGTATTGAACTCAGCAAGTATAAGGTAAAGGCAGGAAAACAAACGATTTTACTCGACTATTCGCGTGCCGAAGTCAATGAGATGCAAATTCTCAAGCAGGCGGATGTGGTGATGCTGACCTATATGTTGCCTGAACTTTTCAGCCCACAGTCATGTCTGGCGAACCTGCGTTTTTACGAACCGCGAACCATCCATGACTCCTCTCTGAGCAAAGCGATACATGGCATTGTGGCTGCACGCTGCGGCGACCCGGCGCTGGGTTACCGCTTCTGGCAAGAGGGAACGCAGATCGATTTGGGCGAGGATCCGCACAGCTGTGATGACGGTATTCATGCTGCGGCGACGGGGGCTATCTGGTTAGGGGCGATACAGGGCTTTGCCGGTTTGAGCCTGTATCAGGGGGCATTGCATCTCGCGCCGCGTTTACCTTCCGGCTGGAAACGTCTCTCTTTCCCGCTCATTTGGCAGGGCAGCGAAATGCACTTTTCCATCACGGCGGATGAAGTTAGCGTCACCAGTGCGACTGCCGTTCAGTTCTGGCTTAACGGACATTTGATGACGGTACAGGGCCAGCACATTTTGAAATTGAATGATTTTATTGCGCCCAAAATTGGGACCGCTACCATGGAGGCGGAATGAAACCTCAGGCTATCATCTTTGACCTGGACGGCGTGATTACCGATACCGCGCATCTCCACTTTCTGGCCTGGAAGCAGATTGCCGATGAAATCGGGATTCAGATCGATGAGGTTTTTAACGACAGCTTAAAAGGCATTAGCCGGATGGATTCGTTGCGACGCATTCTCCAGCATGGCGGCAAAGAAGGGGCGTTCAGCCCTGAGGAATGTGTTGCACTGGCGACCCGTAAAAATGCGCTTTACGTTGACTCCCTGCGCGAGTTGACCTCCCGCTCAGTGTTGCCGGGGATCCGGGAACTGTTGGGTGAGTTGCGCACGCAGGGGATCCCGATTGGTCTGGCATCGGTATCGCTAAATGCGCCGGTCATTTTGCAGGCTCTGGACATTGAGCACTATTTTGATTTCTGCGCGGATGCCGCAAAAATTACCTTATCAAAGCCGGACCCTGAGATTTTTATCGCAGCGTGCCGTGGATTAGGTGTCACTCCCGCAGAGTGTATTGGCATTGAGGACGCTCAGGCTGGCATTGATGCGATCAACGCCAGCGGTATGCGCTCCATCGGCATTGGTTCTGGCTTAACCGGCGCTGGAATGCTACTTCCTTCAACGCAATATTTGACGTGGCCGTGCTTATCGGCTTTCTGGCAAAACGAAAAGTAAGGGAATCAACATGGCACAGCTTTCGTTGAAACATATTCAAAAGATTTACGATAACCAGGTCCATGTGGTTAAAGACTTCAACCTGGAAATCGAAGATAAAGAGTTCATTGTCTTTGTCGGGCCATCAGGCTGCGGCAAATCGACCACGCTGCGCATGATCGCCGGACTGGAAGAGATCAGCGGTGGAGAACTGCTGATCGACGGCAAACGCATGAACGACGTTCCGGCCAAAGCGCGCAACATTGCCATGGTTTTCCAGAACTATGCGTTGTATCCGCATATGAGCGTGTACGACAACATGGCGTTCGGGCTGAAAATGCAGAAAATTGACC
This Citrobacter enshiensis DNA region includes the following protein-coding sequences:
- a CDS encoding glycoside hydrolase family 65 protein, producing MTKPVMLTDGAFCLHSLNKYASLMTTGNGYMGIRATHEEDYTVQTRGMYLAGIYHRAGKGEINELVNLPDVVGVHITLNGEIFSLQSGVVEDWQRELDLASGELRRSLLWHAPKGGRFRIESRRFVSTESLPLFAMELSITPLDGDAAITLSTGIDATVTNHGRQHLDETQVRVFGQNLLQGVYTTQDGRTDIVISSACRVDGEVQRCFTAKDRRLMQHNSVQASAGQRITLEKLVWIEWTSERSTSIENWASQSLNQLESCAGQGYAALKAHSDANWCHWWQRHRVVLESTNEEDQRALDFALYHLRIMTPSHDERSSIGAKGMTGEGYKGHVFWDTEVFLLPFHLFTDPAIARGLLRYRWHNLPGAKEKARRNGWQGALFPWESARSGEEETPEFAAINIRTGLRQKVASAQAEHHLVADIAWAVVGYWQVTGDIDFMKREGMTLLLETAKFWLSRATEINGRLEIHDVIGPDEYTEHVNNNAFTSYMAYYNVEQALHFARMFGSADEAFLHRAENFLQRLWRPEVQEDGVLAQDDTFLSKPCIELSKYKVKAGKQTILLDYSRAEVNEMQILKQADVVMLTYMLPELFSPQSCLANLRFYEPRTIHDSSLSKAIHGIVAARCGDPALGYRFWQEGTQIDLGEDPHSCDDGIHAAATGAIWLGAIQGFAGLSLYQGALHLAPRLPSGWKRLSFPLIWQGSEMHFSITADEVSVTSATAVQFWLNGHLMTVQGQHILKLNDFIAPKIGTATMEAE
- the pgmB gene encoding beta-phosphoglucomutase, with protein sequence MKPQAIIFDLDGVITDTAHLHFLAWKQIADEIGIQIDEVFNDSLKGISRMDSLRRILQHGGKEGAFSPEECVALATRKNALYVDSLRELTSRSVLPGIRELLGELRTQGIPIGLASVSLNAPVILQALDIEHYFDFCADAAKITLSKPDPEIFIAACRGLGVTPAECIGIEDAQAGIDAINASGMRSIGIGSGLTGAGMLLPSTQYLTWPCLSAFWQNEK